A genomic window from Levilactobacillus yonginensis includes:
- the rpsJ gene encoding 30S ribosomal protein S10: protein MAKQKIRIRLKAYEHRILDQSAEKIVETAKRTGAGISGPIPLPTERTIYTVLRSPHKFKDSREQFEMRTHKRLIDIVNPTPKTVDSLMKLDLPSGVDIEIKL, encoded by the coding sequence ATGGCAAAACAAAAAATTCGGATTCGGTTGAAGGCATACGAACATCGCATCCTTGACCAATCAGCGGAAAAGATTGTTGAAACAGCAAAGAGAACTGGTGCCGGCATCTCAGGCCCAATCCCATTGCCAACTGAACGGACAATCTACACCGTATTACGTTCACCACATAAGTTTAAGGACTCACGTGAACAATTCGAAATGCGGACGCATAAGCGTTTGATTGATATCGTTAACCCAACGCCAAAGACGGTCGACTCATTAATGAAGCTTGACCTGCCTAGCGGTGTTGATATCGAAATCAAGTTATAA
- the rplC gene encoding 50S ribosomal protein L3, with product MTTKGILGKKVGMTQVFTDAGELIPVTVVEATPNVVLQVKTMENDGYEAIQLGYQDKREVLSNKPEQGHVAKANTTPKRFIREFRDVELGDYKVADEVKVDTFQAGDIVDVTGVTKGHGYQGNIHKDGQSRGPMAHGSRYHRRPGSLGAIINRVFPGMKLPGRMGNKTVTIQNLVIVKADIDNNVLLIKGNVPGANKSLVSVKSAVRPPRPKQSEK from the coding sequence ATGACCACTAAAGGAATCTTAGGGAAAAAGGTCGGGATGACGCAAGTCTTCACTGATGCTGGCGAATTAATCCCCGTTACTGTTGTCGAAGCAACGCCAAACGTTGTGTTACAAGTTAAGACGATGGAAAACGACGGTTACGAAGCCATTCAACTTGGTTACCAAGACAAGCGTGAAGTACTCAGCAACAAGCCCGAACAAGGTCATGTAGCAAAAGCAAACACGACTCCTAAGCGCTTCATTCGTGAATTCAGAGATGTTGAGCTGGGAGATTACAAGGTAGCAGACGAAGTTAAAGTTGATACCTTCCAAGCAGGAGACATCGTGGATGTCACAGGTGTCACTAAAGGTCATGGATACCAAGGTAACATTCATAAAGATGGTCAAAGCCGTGGACCTATGGCCCATGGTTCTCGTTACCACCGTCGTCCAGGTTCTCTGGGTGCTATCATTAACCGGGTATTCCCTGGTATGAAGCTTCCAGGCCGGATGGGTAACAAGACGGTTACTATCCAAAACCTCGTGATCGTTAAGGCTGACATTGATAACAACGTTCTGTTGATCAAGGGTAACGTGCCTGGTGCTAACAAGTCACTTGTTTCCGTTAAGAGTGCTGTTCGCCCACCACGTCCTAAGCAATCTGAAAAATAA
- the rplD gene encoding 50S ribosomal protein L4: MTSVALYKQDGNQNGNVDLNADIFGIEPNENVVFDTILMQRASLRQGTHAVKNRSAVRGGGKKPWRQKGTGRARQGSIRSPQWVGGGVVFGPTPRSYSYRLPKKVGRLALKSVLSQKVLDESLYVLDALAFDAPKTKEFAAVLAGLNVTTKTLVVLEDDNVTAALAARNLSNVKVIPAKSLNVLDIADADKLVITQPALSQVEEVLA, from the coding sequence ATGACAAGCGTAGCATTATACAAGCAAGATGGTAATCAAAACGGCAACGTTGATTTGAATGCTGATATCTTTGGTATCGAACCTAACGAAAACGTCGTATTTGACACAATCCTGATGCAACGAGCTTCCTTACGCCAAGGAACCCACGCCGTAAAAAACCGGAGTGCCGTTCGTGGTGGTGGTAAGAAGCCATGGCGTCAAAAGGGTACTGGTCGTGCCCGTCAAGGTTCCATCCGTTCACCACAATGGGTCGGTGGTGGTGTGGTCTTTGGACCAACCCCTCGCTCATACAGTTACCGCCTTCCTAAGAAGGTTGGCCGTTTAGCACTTAAGTCAGTTCTTTCTCAAAAGGTTCTTGACGAAAGCTTATACGTTCTTGACGCATTAGCATTCGACGCACCTAAGACGAAAGAATTCGCCGCAGTGCTGGCTGGTTTGAACGTCACGACTAAGACGTTGGTTGTCCTTGAAGATGACAACGTTACTGCTGCTTTAGCAGCCCGCAACTTATCCAATGTTAAGGTAATTCCAGCCAAGAGCTTGAACGTCCTCGATATTGCTGATGCGGACAAGTTAGTGATTACCCAACCAGCTCTTTCTCAAGTAGAGGAGGTGCTCGCATAA
- the rplW gene encoding 50S ribosomal protein L23, which yields MESRDIILRPVVTEATMATMDDKRYTFDVDVRATKTQVKHAIEDIFDVKVVKVNIMNLKGKLKRQGRYEGYTKKRRKAIVSLSADSKEIKLFNEE from the coding sequence ATGGAATCACGTGACATTATTTTACGCCCAGTTGTTACCGAAGCAACGATGGCAACTATGGACGACAAGCGTTACACCTTTGACGTTGACGTACGAGCAACCAAGACACAAGTCAAGCATGCTATTGAAGACATCTTTGACGTTAAGGTTGTTAAGGTCAACATCATGAACTTAAAGGGTAAGTTAAAGCGTCAAGGTCGTTACGAAGGCTACACTAAGAAGCGTCGTAAGGCTATTGTCAGCTTATCTGCCGACTCAAAAGAAATTAAATTATTCAACGAAGAATAA
- the rplB gene encoding 50S ribosomal protein L2 yields the protein MAIKKYKPTSNGRRNMTSLVYKDVITKTTPEKSLLDSQSHSAGRNNAGKMTVRHRGGGNKRQYRIIDFKRIKDDVTATVKAIEYDPNRTANIALLVYADGVKSYIIAPKGLKVGMQVQSGPDADIKVGNALPLKNIPFGTVIHNIELKPGKGGQLVRSAGTSAQLLGKANDDKYVLVRLSSGEVRMILNVNRATIGAVGNEEHELINVGKAGRNRWAGQRPHVRGSVMNPNDHPHGGGEGKAPVGLPSPLSPWGKKTVGKKTRSKKNKTEKFIVRHRKGSKM from the coding sequence GTGGCGATTAAGAAATACAAACCAACAAGCAATGGTCGTCGTAACATGACGAGCTTGGTTTACAAAGACGTCATCACTAAGACGACTCCTGAAAAGTCATTGCTTGATTCACAAAGTCATTCTGCTGGGCGTAACAACGCTGGTAAAATGACTGTCCGTCATCGTGGCGGTGGTAACAAACGCCAATACCGGATCATCGACTTCAAGCGGATTAAGGATGATGTTACAGCAACCGTTAAGGCTATCGAATACGATCCTAACCGTACTGCCAACATTGCATTGTTAGTTTACGCTGATGGTGTTAAGTCATACATCATTGCACCTAAGGGCTTAAAGGTTGGTATGCAAGTACAATCTGGTCCAGATGCTGATATCAAAGTCGGTAACGCATTACCATTGAAGAACATTCCTTTTGGGACTGTCATTCACAACATCGAATTGAAGCCTGGTAAGGGTGGCCAATTGGTCCGTTCTGCTGGTACTTCAGCTCAATTGTTAGGTAAAGCTAACGACGACAAGTACGTGTTAGTTCGTCTTTCATCTGGTGAAGTTCGGATGATCTTGAACGTTAACCGTGCAACTATCGGTGCCGTAGGTAACGAAGAACATGAACTGATCAACGTTGGTAAAGCTGGCCGTAACCGGTGGGCTGGTCAACGTCCTCACGTTCGTGGTTCAGTTATGAACCCTAACGATCACCCACATGGTGGTGGTGAAGGTAAGGCTCCTGTTGGTTTACCATCTCCTCTTTCTCCATGGGGTAAGAAGACCGTTGGTAAGAAGACACGTTCGAAGAAGAACAAGACTGAGAAGTTCATTGTTCGTCATCGTAAAGGTTCTAAGATGTAA